A single genomic interval of Blastocatellia bacterium harbors:
- a CDS encoding acetoin utilization protein AcuC has product MSVDTSAILFYSDKLTTYDYGPYHPLKVRRIKLVFDLLASYSVITHPGIRVIEPRPANPDDLQMFHDETYLAVLRGLDAGIYPENLYRYGLGPGDNPVFPGLYELGILVAGASLEAARLVADKKTPVAFSIAGGLHHALPDRASGFCYINDAVLAIEWLRRQGARVAYIDVDAHHGDGVQMAFYGTDQVLTISLHEDGHFLFPGTGFVEEIGSGPGRGYSVNVPLYPGTDDETYLWAFDEVVPPLIARYQPDVIVTQLGVDSFASDPLTHLRLTTHCFSQIVERFRSWNLPWVALGGGGYDLSNVARAWTLAFGIMSGIELSNEIPQLGREQLRREGIMVEHLHDPSPTTSTDRRVREHAERSVRFIHREILAPMSSPRR; this is encoded by the coding sequence ATGTCAGTGGATACGTCTGCCATCCTCTTTTATAGCGATAAGCTCACGACCTACGATTACGGCCCGTACCATCCTTTAAAGGTTCGTCGCATTAAGCTCGTTTTCGACCTGCTCGCATCCTACAGCGTCATCACTCATCCCGGCATTCGAGTGATCGAGCCCCGGCCGGCCAACCCGGACGATCTGCAGATGTTTCACGATGAAACGTACCTCGCTGTGCTGCGGGGACTGGATGCGGGCATTTATCCAGAGAATCTCTACCGATACGGACTGGGGCCCGGCGACAATCCCGTTTTCCCCGGCCTCTACGAGCTTGGCATCCTCGTCGCCGGGGCGTCGCTTGAGGCAGCTCGGCTTGTTGCCGACAAGAAAACGCCCGTCGCCTTCAGCATTGCCGGGGGACTTCACCACGCGTTGCCTGATCGCGCCTCTGGCTTCTGTTACATCAACGACGCCGTCCTGGCCATCGAGTGGCTCCGTCGCCAGGGCGCTCGCGTCGCCTATATTGACGTGGATGCCCATCACGGAGATGGCGTTCAGATGGCCTTCTACGGCACGGATCAGGTCCTCACCATCTCGCTTCATGAAGATGGACATTTTCTCTTTCCCGGAACGGGTTTTGTCGAGGAGATCGGTAGTGGTCCCGGTCGCGGTTACTCGGTTAATGTTCCCCTCTACCCCGGTACCGACGACGAGACCTACCTCTGGGCCTTCGACGAAGTCGTCCCTCCACTCATCGCTCGCTACCAGCCTGATGTGATTGTCACGCAACTCGGCGTGGATAGTTTCGCGAGCGACCCGCTCACCCATCTGCGTTTGACCACGCACTGCTTCAGCCAGATCGTTGAGCGATTTCGCTCCTGGAATCTCCCCTGGGTCGCCCTCGGTGGGGGAGGATATGATCTGTCAAACGTCGCTCGCGCATGGACACTGGCTTTCGGCATCATGAGCGGAATCGAGCTGTCGAATGAAATCCCCCAGCTAGGGCGCGAGCAGTTGCGGCGCGAAGGCATCATGGTGGAACACCTCCACGACCCCTCACCCACGACGAGCACTGATCGGCGAGTCCGCGAACACGCCGAACGGAGCGTCCGCTTCATTCATCGGGAAATCCTCGCCCCGATGTCATCGCCACGTCGCTGA
- a CDS encoding amidohydrolase family protein codes for MTKAIDFHVHLPTQSFLGRAIQPYVAATERYFRTTVPIREIEEVAETYEALDVVGVLLAWDAETATGLPPVTNDEVAAFVRRYPNRFVGFASVDPWKGKRAIEEIERAVTDLGLSGAKFHPSMQAFYPHDARFYPLYEKIARLGVPALFHTGTSGLGAGTPGGMKIKLDYSRPLYLDHVAADFPEMTIIAAHTGWPWHEELLAIIGQKSNVYMDLSGWLPRYIPSVIWEHARSRLQDKVLFGSDYPFITPDRWMSDFEKIERLSDEVKRKILYTNAARILKRE; via the coding sequence ATGACCAAAGCCATTGATTTCCACGTCCACCTTCCGACGCAGAGCTTTCTCGGGCGGGCCATTCAACCCTACGTCGCGGCTACGGAGAGATACTTTCGCACCACGGTCCCGATCCGCGAGATCGAGGAGGTTGCGGAAACTTATGAAGCCCTCGATGTGGTCGGCGTGCTGCTTGCCTGGGATGCGGAGACGGCAACCGGGCTTCCCCCCGTGACCAACGATGAGGTCGCGGCATTCGTCAGGAGGTATCCGAACCGCTTCGTCGGATTTGCCAGCGTTGACCCCTGGAAGGGCAAACGGGCCATCGAGGAGATCGAGCGCGCTGTCACGGATCTGGGACTATCCGGTGCGAAATTTCATCCCAGCATGCAGGCCTTCTATCCTCATGACGCGCGCTTCTATCCCCTCTATGAGAAAATTGCCCGGCTCGGTGTACCGGCCCTCTTTCACACGGGCACGAGTGGGCTGGGAGCGGGGACTCCCGGCGGGATGAAGATTAAGCTGGATTATTCGCGGCCACTCTACCTCGATCACGTTGCGGCGGATTTCCCCGAAATGACCATTATTGCAGCCCACACGGGTTGGCCGTGGCATGAGGAGCTACTGGCCATCATCGGCCAGAAGTCCAATGTCTACATGGATCTCTCCGGCTGGCTCCCCAGGTATATCCCCTCGGTGATCTGGGAACACGCGAGATCCCGACTGCAGGACAAAGTCCTCTTCGGCAGCGACTATCCGTTCATCACGCCGGACCGATGGATGTCGGATTTCGAGAAGATCGAACGACTCTCAGACGAAGTCAAACGGAAGATCCTCTACACCAACGCCGCCCGGATTCTCAAGCGGGAATGA
- a CDS encoding acyl-CoA dehydrogenase family protein, which produces MTTDVQVLRGGRFLLEETPLDFVFIPEELSPEHSLIAKTTEEFMRTEVLPHYEEIENHNFELVRDLIRRASDIGLVSAHIPEKYGGLGLDKMSTMVIMEKIAGGGGFTSALGTHTGIGTEPIVFFGSEEQKRKYLPRMATGELIGAYALTEPEAGSDALAAKTRADLSPDGRYYILNGTKMWITNAGFADIFTVFGKVGGEHFTAFIVERSFPGFTVGKEEKKMGIKGSSTCPLLLENVPVPVENVLGEIGKGHKIAFNILNLGRLKLAAGCVGGAKLSFNHALGYAKDRRQFGRPICEFGLIKHKLAEMVIRTWVCEAMVYRTTWLIDQALAGISSDDPDAQVKAIEQYAVECAINKVMASEALGYVVDETVQIFGGNGYSQEYPAERAYRDARINRIYEGTNEINRLLTTGMVLRRATRGELPLIPAALRLRDELLAPPAPEEESGDTLGPERAVVARARKIFLLVAGVALQRYGERLTEEQEIVGALSDIAMEVFAMESAVLRALKLLQREGEKRAEIPCDIARTYVASAITRIDATARMALSALAEGDDLRMLLAALRRFTRHEPFNTIAARRRIANAMIQAGQYAV; this is translated from the coding sequence ATGACGACAGATGTTCAAGTGCTTCGGGGAGGACGGTTCCTTTTGGAAGAAACACCGTTGGATTTTGTTTTCATCCCTGAGGAACTCAGTCCCGAACATAGCCTCATAGCCAAAACCACGGAAGAGTTCATGCGGACCGAGGTGCTGCCGCACTACGAGGAGATCGAGAATCACAATTTTGAACTCGTGCGCGATCTGATCCGTCGGGCAAGTGACATCGGGCTCGTCTCGGCTCATATCCCGGAAAAATACGGAGGTCTGGGCCTGGACAAGATGAGCACGATGGTCATTATGGAAAAGATCGCCGGAGGCGGCGGCTTCACCAGCGCCTTGGGGACACACACCGGGATCGGAACCGAGCCCATCGTCTTTTTCGGCAGCGAGGAGCAGAAGCGCAAGTATTTACCTCGCATGGCCACGGGAGAACTGATCGGCGCCTACGCGCTGACGGAGCCTGAAGCCGGTTCCGATGCGCTGGCGGCCAAAACGCGGGCCGATCTCAGCCCCGATGGGCGATACTACATCCTCAACGGGACGAAGATGTGGATCACCAACGCCGGTTTTGCCGATATCTTCACCGTCTTCGGCAAAGTCGGCGGGGAGCATTTCACCGCCTTCATTGTCGAGCGAAGCTTCCCCGGGTTTACCGTCGGAAAAGAAGAGAAGAAGATGGGCATCAAGGGTTCATCCACCTGCCCGCTCCTTCTGGAGAACGTCCCCGTCCCTGTGGAGAACGTCCTGGGGGAAATCGGCAAGGGACATAAGATTGCCTTTAACATCCTCAATCTGGGTCGCCTCAAGCTGGCCGCCGGGTGTGTGGGTGGAGCGAAACTCTCCTTCAATCATGCGCTGGGGTACGCCAAAGATCGGCGACAGTTTGGCCGACCCATCTGCGAATTCGGTCTGATCAAGCACAAGCTCGCTGAGATGGTGATCCGCACGTGGGTGTGCGAAGCGATGGTCTACCGCACGACATGGCTCATTGATCAGGCGCTGGCCGGGATCAGTTCCGATGATCCCGATGCTCAGGTGAAAGCCATCGAGCAGTACGCCGTCGAATGCGCTATCAATAAGGTCATGGCGAGCGAAGCTCTGGGCTATGTGGTTGACGAGACGGTTCAAATCTTCGGCGGTAACGGCTACAGCCAGGAGTATCCCGCGGAACGAGCCTACCGGGATGCGCGCATCAACCGCATTTACGAAGGGACGAACGAGATCAATCGGCTGCTGACGACGGGAATGGTCCTGCGGCGAGCCACACGAGGAGAGCTGCCGCTCATCCCGGCCGCGCTGCGTCTGCGTGATGAGTTGCTGGCGCCACCTGCACCCGAGGAGGAGTCAGGCGATACTCTCGGGCCGGAGCGGGCAGTCGTCGCTCGTGCGCGGAAGATTTTCCTGCTGGTCGCGGGCGTGGCGCTCCAGAGGTACGGGGAACGGTTGACCGAGGAGCAGGAGATCGTCGGGGCGTTGAGTGACATCGCCATGGAGGTCTTTGCAATGGAGAGCGCCGTCCTCCGGGCGCTAAAACTCCTCCAGCGGGAGGGGGAGAAGCGGGCCGAGATCCCCTGCGATATTGCCCGGACTTATGTCGCATCTGCTATAACCCGGATTGATGCCACAGCGCGAATGGCCCTGTCGGCTTTGGCCGAGGGAGACGATCTGCGAATGCTTCTGGCGGCGCTTCGCCGGTTTACTCGCCATGAACCTTTCAACACCATCGCCGCGCGACGCCGCATCGCCAACGCAATGATTCAGGCGGGCCAATACGCCGTTTAA
- a CDS encoding TetR/AcrR family transcriptional regulator has translation MRRKRQLKVEENNRLGQICTTAAEIICAKGYDATSLNDIADAVGLTKPGLYHYITGKESLLFTIMNYGMQRLEEEVIEPARQISDPEQRLRTILVKHARLITERGKALTILVDEVAALTPAHRRAITKRKRAYYEFLRDTLKELQAAGKLQDVDVTVAAFSLFGMLLTLSRWYRPEGRLTSEQVAEEVAKIAFHGILRPVSMGEIVAKADPTASAES, from the coding sequence ATGAGACGAAAACGGCAGCTTAAGGTGGAAGAGAACAATCGGCTGGGGCAAATTTGCACCACTGCTGCCGAAATCATCTGCGCCAAAGGATATGACGCTACCTCCCTCAATGATATTGCTGACGCTGTTGGACTGACCAAGCCCGGCCTCTATCATTACATTACCGGCAAGGAGAGCTTGCTCTTCACCATTATGAACTATGGCATGCAGCGGCTGGAGGAAGAGGTGATTGAACCGGCGCGTCAAATCTCCGATCCCGAACAACGCCTGCGAACCATCCTCGTCAAACACGCGCGGCTGATCACCGAGCGAGGAAAAGCCCTCACCATCCTCGTGGATGAAGTTGCGGCCCTTACTCCGGCTCACCGTCGAGCGATCACCAAACGCAAGCGCGCGTATTATGAGTTCCTCCGCGATACGCTCAAGGAACTGCAGGCCGCAGGGAAACTTCAGGACGTAGATGTGACGGTTGCCGCGTTCAGCCTCTTCGGGATGCTTTTGACGCTCTCACGTTGGTATCGGCCCGAAGGCCGACTGACGAGCGAGCAGGTCGCCGAGGAGGTAGCAAAGATCGCCTTTCACGGGATCTTGCGCCCCGTCTCCATGGGCGAGATCGTCGCCAAAGCTGACCCCACCGCTTCGGCGGAATCCTGA
- a CDS encoding acyl-CoA dehydrogenase family protein, whose amino-acid sequence MIDFALTDEQRAIQKLAHEFAEKEIIPVAATYDHTGEFPWPVVEKAYEVGLMNVNIPPEYGGPGLSLLDECLIGEELAWGCAGIRSAIALNQLAALPVLLAGTEEQKRKYLTRLTEERQLAAYALTEPAAGSDVVGIQTTARREKDVYVISGTKNFISNASVANWYVVFAYTDKEKRHRGISAFIVEREMKGVVVGRKDDKMGQRAADAAQVILEEVEVPATNRLGQEGDGFQIAMRVFDYSRPAVAAAAVGVARRATELAITYARERKTFGVPIARHQGISFKIAQMAMETAAARWLTWHAAWLADRGLRNTLEAAYAKCFAADTAMRVTTEAVQVFGGYGYIREYPVEKLMRDAKVFQIYEGTSEIQRLIMARELFGKLP is encoded by the coding sequence ATGATTGATTTCGCACTGACCGACGAGCAGCGGGCGATTCAAAAGCTCGCTCACGAGTTCGCGGAGAAGGAAATCATTCCCGTTGCAGCGACCTACGATCATACCGGGGAATTCCCCTGGCCGGTTGTGGAGAAGGCGTATGAGGTGGGTCTGATGAACGTCAACATTCCACCGGAGTATGGAGGTCCGGGGTTATCCTTGCTCGATGAGTGCTTGATCGGGGAGGAACTCGCCTGGGGATGTGCCGGGATTCGCTCAGCGATTGCGCTCAATCAACTGGCGGCATTGCCCGTGCTGTTGGCCGGGACAGAGGAACAGAAGCGAAAATACCTCACCCGTTTGACAGAGGAACGGCAGTTGGCTGCCTACGCTCTGACCGAACCGGCTGCCGGATCGGATGTGGTCGGGATTCAGACCACCGCCCGTCGGGAGAAGGATGTGTATGTGATAAGCGGGACGAAGAATTTCATATCCAACGCCTCGGTCGCCAACTGGTATGTCGTCTTCGCTTACACGGACAAGGAGAAGCGCCATCGGGGAATCAGCGCCTTCATCGTGGAGCGAGAGATGAAAGGCGTCGTTGTCGGGCGAAAGGATGACAAAATGGGCCAGCGGGCCGCCGATGCAGCCCAGGTAATTTTGGAGGAGGTGGAGGTCCCGGCGACAAATCGTCTGGGTCAGGAGGGCGACGGTTTTCAGATCGCCATGCGGGTCTTTGATTACTCCCGCCCGGCCGTCGCCGCCGCGGCAGTGGGGGTCGCGCGACGGGCCACCGAATTAGCTATCACCTATGCCCGTGAGCGTAAGACCTTTGGTGTGCCCATCGCTCGCCATCAGGGAATCAGTTTCAAAATCGCGCAAATGGCCATGGAAACGGCCGCCGCCCGCTGGCTCACCTGGCATGCTGCGTGGTTGGCCGACAGGGGACTCCGCAATACGCTGGAGGCGGCCTACGCCAAGTGTTTTGCCGCCGACACGGCCATGCGCGTAACCACTGAAGCCGTCCAGGTGTTCGGCGGCTACGGCTACATCAGGGAGTATCCTGTGGAAAAACTCATGCGAGATGCGAAGGTGTTTCAGATTTACGAAGGAACGTCGGAAATTCAGCGTCTGATCATGGCCCGCGAGCTGTTCGGCAAACTCCCATGA
- a CDS encoding fatty acid--CoA ligase, producing the protein MNIPLTPLRFQRRAATLYRKKVGVVCGGERFTYGQFNERVNRLSRALQSLGIRKGDRVAFLSYNCHRLLEAYYGVVQIGAVLMPLNIRLSPGEFTYILNDAEASILFLDPDFIPVVDAIRSNLKTVSTFILLASAERPGWAIPRTYDDLLAEQSGEDVDTSGIQEDDLAELFYTSGTTGDPKGVMLTHRNLYLHAMSVLAAHHVTENDVQLHTIPLFHVNGWGTPQTLTCVGGTHVMLRRFDPTTVLELIQTERVTIFSLVPTMATALVNHPDIANYDVSSVRLILIGGAASPPELIRAVEEKFPSAQCYSGYGLSETSPVLTVSFLKHEHQSLTGDERYRRQAMTGFAIPGVEVRVVNDRGEDVKPDGKEIGEVIARSDGIMLGYWRRPEETAAIIRDGWLYTGDMATIDEDGYILIVDRKKDIIVSGGENIASIEIEKVLASHPAVYECAVIAVPDDKWGEVPKGLVVLKPGMTATEQELLEFCKSKLAGFKVPKSIDFYESLPKGGTGKILKRELREKYWKGYEKRVH; encoded by the coding sequence ATGAACATTCCACTCACACCGTTGCGCTTTCAGCGCCGCGCCGCGACGCTTTATCGGAAGAAGGTCGGCGTCGTCTGCGGCGGCGAACGATTCACATACGGCCAATTCAACGAGCGGGTCAATCGCCTGTCGCGAGCCCTTCAGTCATTGGGAATCCGCAAAGGCGACAGGGTGGCTTTCTTGAGCTACAACTGTCATCGCCTGTTAGAAGCCTACTACGGCGTGGTTCAAATCGGTGCGGTCCTCATGCCGCTGAATATCCGCCTGAGCCCGGGTGAGTTTACTTACATTCTCAATGATGCCGAAGCCTCGATCCTCTTTCTCGATCCCGATTTCATCCCCGTTGTAGATGCCATTCGAAGCAATCTGAAAACGGTCTCAACGTTCATCCTGCTCGCTTCGGCAGAGAGGCCGGGCTGGGCCATTCCCCGCACCTACGATGACCTTCTGGCCGAGCAGTCGGGCGAAGATGTTGACACGTCAGGAATCCAGGAAGATGATCTGGCCGAACTCTTTTACACCAGCGGAACGACCGGAGATCCGAAAGGCGTGATGCTCACCCATCGAAATCTCTATCTCCATGCCATGAGCGTGCTCGCCGCACATCATGTTACAGAGAACGACGTACAGCTTCACACGATTCCGCTTTTCCACGTCAACGGTTGGGGAACGCCGCAGACGTTGACCTGCGTCGGCGGGACCCATGTGATGCTGCGCCGCTTCGATCCCACAACCGTTCTCGAGCTGATCCAAACCGAGCGCGTGACGATCTTCTCGCTCGTTCCCACGATGGCTACCGCGCTGGTGAATCATCCCGACATCGCTAACTATGATGTTTCCAGCGTAAGGCTCATCCTCATCGGTGGAGCTGCCTCTCCTCCTGAGCTGATTCGGGCGGTGGAGGAAAAGTTCCCCTCGGCTCAATGCTATAGCGGCTATGGCCTATCGGAGACCTCCCCCGTACTCACCGTTTCCTTCCTCAAACATGAGCACCAATCCCTCACCGGGGACGAGCGGTATCGCCGTCAGGCCATGACCGGATTCGCCATTCCGGGCGTCGAGGTGCGCGTCGTCAACGACCGGGGCGAAGATGTCAAACCCGATGGGAAGGAAATCGGCGAAGTCATTGCACGAAGCGATGGGATAATGCTCGGGTACTGGCGGCGACCGGAAGAGACGGCTGCAATCATCCGTGACGGCTGGCTTTACACGGGAGATATGGCCACGATTGATGAAGACGGCTACATCCTCATCGTGGACCGCAAGAAGGATATCATCGTCAGCGGCGGAGAGAACATTGCGTCCATTGAGATCGAGAAGGTGCTCGCCTCGCACCCCGCGGTTTATGAGTGCGCCGTCATTGCCGTACCCGATGACAAATGGGGCGAAGTTCCCAAGGGGCTGGTCGTCCTCAAGCCGGGGATGACAGCCACCGAACAGGAGCTCCTGGAGTTCTGCAAATCAAAACTCGCGGGATTTAAGGTTCCAAAAAGCATTGACTTCTACGAATCTCTTCCCAAAGGTGGGACGGGAAAGATCCTCAAACGCGAACTTCGGGAAAAATACTGGAAGGGGTACGAAAAGCGCGTGCACTGA
- a CDS encoding peroxiredoxin, translating to MGVVLSLLGMIGSAQQTSAPPQTSVKVGDPAPDFTLQDQNLKPVRLSDFKGKKNVVLAFYVLAFTGGUTRELQAYQADMAKFEETDTVVLGISIDSPFANQRFAKEIGVTFPLLSDLNRAVSKKYGILDEERGVARRTTFVIDKEGIIRHIEQGATAIDPSGARNACSLLAGKKSSPQDK from the coding sequence ATGGGAGTGGTTCTCTCGCTTCTGGGTATGATCGGGAGTGCTCAACAGACGTCGGCCCCGCCCCAGACGAGCGTGAAGGTTGGGGATCCGGCTCCCGACTTCACGCTCCAGGATCAAAACCTTAAGCCGGTCAGGCTGTCAGATTTCAAAGGAAAGAAGAACGTCGTTCTCGCGTTCTATGTGCTCGCGTTCACCGGTGGCTGAACCCGCGAGCTTCAGGCCTATCAGGCTGATATGGCCAAGTTTGAGGAGACCGATACCGTCGTGCTCGGCATCAGCATTGATAGCCCCTTTGCCAATCAGCGATTTGCCAAGGAGATCGGCGTGACCTTTCCGCTACTGAGCGATCTGAATCGTGCGGTTTCCAAAAAATACGGGATTCTCGATGAAGAGCGGGGCGTCGCACGGCGGACGACGTTCGTTATAGACAAGGAGGGCATCATACGCCATATCGAACAGGGAGCAACGGCAATTGATCCGTCGGGTGCACGGAACGCCTGTAGTCTGCTCGCGGGCAAGAAGTCTTCTCCTCAGGACAAGTGA